TCGACAGCGTCGTATTTTTGTCCATAAGCCCACAAATTCTTCAGAAATGCTCCGGCCTCTTTGTTGTTAAACCATTCTTCTCCGAATCTTTCCTTAAGCGTTGCTCTCAATTGCTCTTCGAAAATCCAAGCCCGTAAATACTGCGTGCAGTAGAAGCCGTCATCCCAATCAGTGAGGAAACGGTTCTTAGGATGCTTGAATTTTAGAATTTCTTCAAGGGTTTCCTTGTATACTTCATCCATTCCTTCTAGTGTGTCGGCTCTGTGTAGTTTGAGTTCATAAGAAAGTTTTGCTCCGTATCTTCTCAAGAAATAGAGCTTGCTTAAAGAGAAAAAGTCCAAGTATTCATCTGTTTCTCTCAAGGGCGTATTCTGCTTCAGCCAATTCTCGTCAGTTAACAAATATTCCAGAAGATAGGCAAAGGCTTCAGATACAGAATCATCGCCTAGCCGCTTGTACTCCACAGCTAGTTCTGGATTCGTACAGGCACAATGCTCGGCGTGTCCCGCTTCATGGAACAAGCTTGCATAGTCATCCTGTCCACCTTGAGGCAAGATAACTAATTTGATTTCTTGGGGAATCCTTATCGCGCTACAGAAAGCCCTTGGAGATTTTGTTGGTCTTTCCTCCATATCGATCATGATATTCTTCTGCCCTTCTAAGCAGAAACCGAGCCTTGCTAGCATCTTGCTTAAAGCTCTCACAGCGCCTTCTTTCGGAAAGTATTCGTCGCATTCTCTTGCCCTGAGGAGGAAGGCCATATCGTGGAGTTCCGCGTCATCCAGTCCAACACCAACCTTATCAAGTAGTGCGTTTTCCATTCTGTTGACATAAGTAGACTCGGTTTTGGCGATGAAGTCTTGCATCAGTTTTTCTAGCTGATGAAAGTCAATGCCCCTGACGGTCTCGAATAGCGCCGCATAGTTCGAATAACCCAACTCTTTTGAAGTTTCGTGTAGTTTTTCCGTTCTGGCCAGACTAAGGACATTGATTCTTTCTACTACTTCGTTTCTCGCTTCATAGAGTCGGCTTCTCTTTTCTCGGTTTGGTTCACTTGCCGCTCTCGCAAACGCTTGTCTGAAAGGGATAGTTTCTCCATCTAATCTGACAGTTTCTTTCGATTCCATTGTATCTGCTTTTTCAGTAACCTCTTTTACCGTGTTGACCAGGTATCTACTGGCGAAGAATCGTTGCAGGTGTCTAAGTTTTCTTTCATCTTCTCCTTTTGCATGTTCCCTCTTTTCTTTGAGTGCTAGAATTAGTTCCTTCGTGAACAAATGCCCATACTTGTTATAAATAGGTGAGAGGTTCACTTCCTGCTTTAGACCGGACAAGTTGAGATACCATTCTTTTTCCAATTCGCTGCTGAAGTTCTCCACATCTTGCCTAATCTTATTCCAGTCATACATTCATTAATCAAACCTTTTTTCGACAGAAAAACAACAAATACGTAAGATTTAAAGCTTTCTGGTCAAAATACGGAAGAGAATACCTTCTTTTCAGTAATCAACCAAGAAAGAACGCCTACCACCTGGCATTGCAGAGGCCTTGAACAGACATATTTTCACCTTTCATTTTCAACACAACCTCCACGAACCCCTTTTCTGCTGAACCTGCATAAAAATATTTGGTGCACTGATACTGTTAACTTATTCATGCTAATGGTTTGCGTAAAAGTTGTGGTGACCATGTTGTAGATGTCACAAGGCTTCCGCAACGTTCTGAATTGGGTTTATTTGGCTGAAACAAGCTCAGAATGTGCCTACATTTCAGATGCGGGGGGTGGGATTTGAACCCACGAACCCCTACGGGATAGCCGCCTCAGGGCTACGCCTTTGGCCATGCTTGGCAACCCCCGCTCGCAAGTGGGAATATTGATATCGTTTAGGTTAAATTAAATCTTGTTCCAAATAGTTTTGCTGTTTTTGAACGCGCTTTCTTCTTCATAGGAAGCTCTCGAAATATCTAAGCCTTCGTACTTGAATTCCATAAATATTGGAAATAATCTTTCGCGAACTTCACTAAGCCCACATGATTACTCCAAATAACTAAGCTAGGCTTGTCCTCTTCTCCCAAAAACAGCAAAGCCTCCTCCCCGTCTACAATCACTCCACCTCCAAACATATCGTCGCGTCCTCTCAATTCTACAACACTCATCAGTCCCTCTAACCCCCAATCTTTGGGCTCACCAGCAACCATAACCAAAACCTTCACATCACTCAATCTTAAACTAGCCAACAACGGCATCGCCTTCTCAGCCAAACCTCGTGCAAACAATGGCGCTGCAATCATCACCTGACTACGCGCCTTACCCAACATCTCTCGCAACTTCGCCAACACACTAGTCTCACCTCGCAAAATCCAAATATCAGGCTTCTCTCGCAACTCACGTTTTTCATAAAGAGGCTGCAACTCCCCAACCACTGCTCGCTCCCAAGCTTGCATTTTTCCTTCAAGCTTATGCTTAGCTGCCTCAAATGCCTCTAAAGGCGACTTCGCAAAATACCGGCTCGGTCTACCCCGCTCAATATCTACCCACCCCTTCCGTTCCAAGTTGTTCAAAACCTCGTAAACCTTTGAAAAGGGCACGTTAGCACTCTCACTCACTTCACTAGCTGTCATCACTCCCCTCTCCACGAGGCTTAGATAAACAGCTGACTCGTAAGTCGTCAACCCTAAATCACGCAAAACTCTCCTTGCTCCCTCTCCAACAACTTGATCCAACCCATCTTTCACCTTCTGAAACTTCGGAAAAACTTCAAATACTCGCCTTACTTAAAAACGTTTTACAACCACCAGTGGTGAAAAAGACGCTAATAATAAAACAAACCAAAAGCCTGTGTCCCGAATGTCTCGCACTTCTAGACGCTACCATATATGAAAAAGATAACAAGGTCTACATAGAAAAAACCTGCCCAGAACATGGCGAATACACCGCGCTTTACTGGAGCGACTACAAGCAATACAAGCGTGCAGAAAAATACCGAAAAGAAGGAGAAGGTCTAAACAACCCACATACTCAGGCAATCAAAGGCTGTCCTCTGGACTGCGGTATTTGCCCACAACATAAAAGTCATACAGGTCTTGCCATAATCGACGTTACCAACCGTTGCAACCTTCGATGTCCCGTCTGTTTTGCTAACGCAGCTGCAGCAGGATATGTGTACGAACCCACAAAACAGCAAATTCAAGACATGCTCCAAAACCTACGCCAAAACAGCCCAGTTCCAGCCACCGCATTACAATTCAGTGGCGGCGAACCCACGATACGCGAGGACTTGCCTGAATTAGTTAAGATGGCGAAAGATTTAGGATTTAGCCACGTGGAAGTCAACACTAATGGCATTCGCCTTGCCCAAAGCGTAGAGTACTGTAAAACCCTTAAGGAAGCTGGCGTGAGTACCGTCTACTTACAATTCGACGGCTTGACCAGTGACATTTACAACTTCACTCGTGGCGTCGACCTTTTAGAAACAAAAATGAAAGCTATTGACAACTGTAGAGAAGCAGGTCTTGACAGTATCGTATTAGT
The Candidatus Bathyarchaeota archaeon genome window above contains:
- a CDS encoding M3 family metallopeptidase, encoding MYDWNKIRQDVENFSSELEKEWYLNLSGLKQEVNLSPIYNKYGHLFTKELILALKEKREHAKGEDERKLRHLQRFFASRYLVNTVKEVTEKADTMESKETVRLDGETIPFRQAFARAASEPNREKRSRLYEARNEVVERINVLSLARTEKLHETSKELGYSNYAALFETVRGIDFHQLEKLMQDFIAKTESTYVNRMENALLDKVGVGLDDAELHDMAFLLRARECDEYFPKEGAVRALSKMLARLGFCLEGQKNIMIDMEERPTKSPRAFCSAIRIPQEIKLVILPQGGQDDYASLFHEAGHAEHCACTNPELAVEYKRLGDDSVSEAFAYLLEYLLTDENWLKQNTPLRETDEYLDFFSLSKLYFLRRYGAKLSYELKLHRADTLEGMDEVYKETLEEILKFKHPKNRFLTDWDDGFYCTQYLRAWIFEEQLRATLKERFGEEWFNNKEAGAFLKNLWAYGQKYDAVELARMLGYRDLSIEQLLSSLQKRFS